In Luteitalea sp., a genomic segment contains:
- a CDS encoding PIN domain-containing protein, which yields MTTGWTSLGLSISVCAGHTVPQGNSSARLFGSRHVRGVLVDAGPLVAILDRGDPDHDTCVDALGTLRSSLITVWPAFTEAMYLLALSWQGQKALWSRLELGALTLAPLDETDASRMRELMEKYRDLPMDLADAALVRVAERESLTQIFTLDRRHFSVYRVGRRRSFSILPG from the coding sequence ATGACGACTGGCTGGACGTCGTTGGGATTGTCAATCTCGGTGTGCGCAGGCCACACCGTACCACAGGGGAACAGTTCAGCGCGATTGTTCGGGAGCAGGCACGTGCGCGGCGTGCTCGTTGATGCGGGCCCACTCGTGGCCATTCTCGACCGCGGTGATCCGGATCACGACACGTGCGTCGATGCACTAGGGACGCTCCGTAGCTCTTTGATCACGGTTTGGCCGGCGTTCACCGAAGCCATGTACCTCCTAGCCCTGTCATGGCAAGGTCAGAAGGCGCTCTGGAGCCGCTTGGAGCTAGGAGCTCTGACACTCGCGCCCCTCGATGAGACCGATGCCTCCCGGATGCGCGAGCTGATGGAGAAGTATCGGGACTTGCCAATGGATCTGGCTGACGCGGCGCTCGTCCGCGTTGCCGAGCGCGAGTCCCTCACGCAGATCTTCACGCTCGATCGACGCCACTTCTCCGTCTATCGCGTCGGCCGCCGCCGTTCCTTCTCGATCCTTCCCGGTTAG
- a CDS encoding ribbon-helix-helix protein, CopG family yields MDLPSGADTYVEPGPRILEDAGFRCLDPAGTLCNTQYVLRRCNVPLTVRLDQKAERALNALAKRRRVSRSEIVREALAQYDAGTGSGHTRGGVYDDWLDVVGIVNLGVRRPHRTTGEQFSAIVREQARARRAR; encoded by the coding sequence ATCGATCTGCCCAGCGGTGCTGACACATATGTGGAACCGGGCCCACGGATCCTCGAGGATGCGGGGTTTCGTTGCCTTGATCCCGCTGGGACCTTGTGTAATACTCAATACGTATTACGGAGGTGTAACGTGCCATTGACAGTCCGTCTCGACCAAAAGGCGGAGCGTGCATTGAACGCCCTCGCGAAGCGCCGGCGGGTCTCGCGCTCCGAGATCGTTCGCGAGGCCCTCGCACAGTACGACGCCGGCACTGGCAGCGGTCACACCCGCGGCGGTGTCTATGACGACTGGCTGGACGTCGTTGGGATTGTCAATCTCGGTGTGCGCAGGCCACACCGTACCACAGGGGAACAGTTCAGCGCGATTGTTCGGGAGCAGGCACGTGCGCGGCGTGCTCGTTGA